The following are from one region of the Thiocapsa rosea genome:
- a CDS encoding lytic transglycosylase domain-containing protein, whose amino-acid sequence MRGLLATFVVLAACGVAGAAQADIYKYVDAAGKVYFTDAPLKGSKYRLEWKRETKKLVRESETRSAGLKQPKLLTGERAKAAAPITGSLATRRAAYETLIAANARRYGLSPALIHAVVRAESAYNPSAVSRAGAQGLMQLMPGTAARYGVSDSFNPVENIRGGTAYLRDLMDMFDWDLELALAGYNAGEGAVIKHGRKIPPYAETQAYVRKVRQFLWAEKDAGSGVVMSVR is encoded by the coding sequence ATGCGAGGACTCCTGGCGACCTTCGTGGTCTTGGCTGCGTGCGGCGTCGCAGGCGCGGCTCAGGCGGATATCTACAAGTACGTCGATGCCGCGGGCAAGGTCTATTTTACCGACGCACCGCTGAAAGGCAGCAAGTATCGGCTCGAGTGGAAGCGCGAGACGAAGAAGCTGGTCCGGGAGAGCGAAACGCGTTCGGCCGGCCTCAAGCAGCCCAAGTTACTGACCGGGGAGCGTGCCAAGGCGGCTGCCCCCATCACGGGATCGTTGGCAACGCGCCGCGCCGCCTACGAGACGCTGATCGCTGCCAATGCCCGCCGTTACGGACTGTCCCCCGCGCTGATCCATGCCGTCGTGAGAGCCGAGTCCGCCTACAATCCGTCGGCGGTGTCGCGTGCCGGTGCTCAAGGGCTGATGCAGTTGATGCCCGGGACTGCGGCCCGCTACGGGGTCTCCGACAGCTTCAATCCGGTCGAGAATATCCGCGGCGGTACGGCCTATCTGCGCGATCTGATGGACATGTTCGATTGGGACCTCGAGCTTGCCCTCGCCGGCTACAACGCGGGCGAGGGGGCCGTGATCAAACACGGACGCAAGATCCCGCCCTATGCGGAGACACAGGCTTACGTGCGCAAGGTGCGTCAGTTTCTTTGGGCCGAGAAGGACGCCGGCAGCGGCGTGGTGATGTCGGTGCGCTGA
- a CDS encoding O-acetylhomoserine aminocarboxypropyltransferase/cysteine synthase family protein: MKIETLAIHAGFAPDPTTKAVATPIYQTTSYAFDDTQHGADLFDLKVAGNIYTRIMNPTSDVLEQRVAAMEGGVGGLALASGMAAVTASIFTIAQAGDNIVAVSTLYGGSYNLFAHTLPRLGIQVRFAAPNDIEGMDALIDDKTKAVFCESIGNPAGNVADLRAISDMAHARGVPVIVDNTVPSPYLCRPFEHGCDIVVHAATKYMGGHGTTIGGVLVDSGKFPWAEHASRFPMLNEPDISYHGVVYTETLGAAAYIARARVVPLRNMGAAISPFNSFLILQGIETLHVRMDRHCENAIAVAEYLKSKPQVEWVRYAGLPDSPDYPLVQKYMDGAKASSILSFGIKGGREAGARFIDALKLTVRLVNIGDAKTLACHPATTTHRQLSPEELARAGVSEDLIRLSIGIEHIDDIIDDLEQALAAAG, from the coding sequence ATGAAGATCGAGACCCTTGCGATTCACGCCGGTTTTGCGCCCGACCCGACCACCAAGGCGGTGGCGACTCCCATCTATCAGACCACCAGCTACGCCTTCGACGACACCCAGCACGGCGCCGATCTCTTCGACCTGAAGGTCGCCGGCAACATCTACACCCGCATCATGAATCCCACCAGCGACGTGCTTGAGCAGCGTGTCGCGGCGATGGAAGGCGGGGTCGGGGGTTTGGCGCTCGCCTCGGGTATGGCCGCAGTGACCGCGTCCATCTTCACCATCGCCCAGGCAGGGGACAACATCGTCGCGGTCTCGACCCTCTACGGCGGGAGCTACAACCTCTTCGCCCACACCTTGCCCCGGCTCGGGATCCAGGTGCGTTTCGCCGCACCCAACGACATCGAGGGCATGGATGCGCTGATCGACGACAAGACCAAGGCGGTCTTCTGCGAGTCCATCGGCAACCCCGCCGGCAACGTGGCGGACCTGCGCGCGATCTCGGACATGGCCCATGCCCGGGGCGTGCCCGTCATCGTCGACAACACGGTACCCAGCCCCTACCTGTGCCGTCCATTCGAGCACGGTTGCGACATCGTCGTCCACGCCGCAACGAAATACATGGGCGGACACGGGACCACGATCGGCGGGGTCCTGGTCGACTCGGGCAAATTCCCCTGGGCCGAGCACGCAAGCCGCTTCCCGATGCTCAACGAGCCGGACATCTCTTATCACGGCGTGGTCTACACCGAGACGCTCGGCGCGGCGGCCTACATCGCCCGTGCGCGCGTCGTGCCTCTGCGCAACATGGGGGCGGCCATCTCGCCCTTTAACAGCTTCCTGATCCTCCAAGGCATCGAGACACTGCATGTGCGCATGGACCGGCACTGCGAGAACGCGATCGCTGTGGCCGAGTACCTCAAGTCCAAACCCCAGGTCGAGTGGGTCCGCTATGCCGGACTCCCCGACAGCCCGGATTATCCATTGGTGCAGAAGTACATGGACGGCGCCAAGGCCAGCTCCATCCTGTCCTTCGGCATCAAGGGCGGACGCGAGGCCGGTGCCCGCTTTATCGATGCGCTCAAGCTCACGGTACGTCTGGTCAACATCGGCGATGCCAAGACGCTCGCCTGTCATCCGGCCACCACCACGCATCGCCAGTTGTCCCCCGAGGAACTGGCCCGCGCCGGCGTCTCCGAGGACCTGATTCGCCTGTCGATCGGCATCGAGCATATCGACGACATCATTGACGATTTGGAGCAGGCGCTGGCGGCGGCGGGTTAA
- a CDS encoding FAD-dependent oxidoreductase: protein MVKEGSREERIAILGAGISGLSLGWLLSRIGKQVTLFESTDRIGGLARTFDWHGVPCDIAPHRLYTQDQALVAMIESLVPLREHRRNSRILMKDKVIADPINPIELILKFDPKTAASLIMGFLARPKLPEDSFEALALNRYGRGLYDFFFEPYTKKMFGVPPSEISVTWGREKLRSSGLLDTIRRSSKTFFSTFHYPADGGYGQIADAMHAHIRGEVMLESKVTGLERTENRVTAIQYRRHGEAHRFECDRVFTTLPATLLGRMLGEDFNLRYRGIELVYLHVKKPRVMPYQWVYFGDGDVVINRMAEFRNFHDPEAQVDNTVLCAEVTAETDRPVEDVLSALERYGLVDRAEVDDVMVLPEGFGYPVYDRGFEAVKARAEAVLGRYENLHSVGRNAEFRHIEVDEDLESALATVRRLYPDATPNAAPDAMPEAIMPEARPGA, encoded by the coding sequence ATGGTTAAAGAAGGAAGTCGTGAGGAACGGATTGCCATCCTCGGTGCCGGGATCTCCGGGCTGAGTCTGGGTTGGTTGCTCTCGCGGATCGGCAAGCAGGTCACGCTCTTCGAATCTACCGATCGGATCGGTGGACTGGCGCGGACATTCGATTGGCACGGCGTGCCCTGCGATATCGCGCCCCATCGGCTCTACACGCAGGATCAGGCGCTCGTCGCGATGATCGAGTCCCTGGTGCCGCTGCGCGAGCATCGCCGCAACAGCCGCATCCTGATGAAGGACAAGGTGATCGCGGACCCGATCAACCCGATCGAGCTGATCCTGAAGTTCGATCCCAAGACCGCGGCCAGCTTGATCATGGGCTTTCTCGCACGTCCGAAGCTCCCGGAGGACTCCTTCGAGGCGCTGGCCCTGAATCGCTATGGGAGAGGGCTTTACGATTTCTTTTTCGAGCCCTATACGAAAAAGATGTTCGGCGTCCCGCCCAGCGAGATCTCGGTGACCTGGGGGCGAGAGAAACTGCGCTCGTCCGGACTCCTCGACACGATCCGGCGCAGCTCCAAGACCTTCTTCAGCACCTTTCACTACCCGGCCGACGGCGGTTACGGACAGATTGCCGACGCCATGCATGCGCACATCCGCGGCGAGGTCATGCTCGAATCCAAGGTCACGGGGCTCGAGCGCACCGAGAATCGGGTGACGGCGATCCAGTACCGCCGGCACGGCGAGGCACACCGCTTCGAGTGCGACCGCGTCTTCACCACCCTGCCGGCTACACTGCTCGGGCGGATGCTCGGGGAGGACTTCAACCTCAGATATCGCGGGATCGAGCTGGTCTATCTGCATGTCAAAAAACCACGCGTTATGCCCTACCAGTGGGTCTATTTCGGTGACGGCGATGTCGTGATCAACCGAATGGCGGAGTTTCGCAACTTCCATGACCCGGAGGCACAGGTCGACAATACGGTGCTCTGCGCCGAGGTGACCGCCGAAACCGATCGACCCGTCGAGGATGTCCTCAGCGCATTGGAGCGTTATGGTTTGGTCGACCGGGCCGAGGTGGACGACGTGATGGTCCTGCCCGAGGGCTTCGGCTACCCGGTCTACGACCGTGGATTCGAGGCGGTGAAGGCGCGCGCGGAGGCCGTGCTCGGTCGGTACGAGAACCTCCATTCGGTCGGTCGCAACGCCGAATTCCGTCACATCGAGGTCGACGAGGATCTGGAGTCGGCGCTGGCGACCGTGCGTCGCCTTTATCCCGACGCCACGCCCAACGCCGCGCCAGACGCCATGCCCGAAGCCATCATGCCCGAAGCAAGACCCGGCGCATGA
- a CDS encoding response regulator: MSMDARAVVPTILVVDDTVENLAVLTDLLSPAYCVRAVRSGRRALQALAEPRPDLILLDVMMPEMDGYEVMSRLHADPATADIPVIFVTALDAAMDEERGLALGAVDYITKPIKPAIVLARIKTQLELKAARDRLRNENLLLEAEVSRRMQENILIQDASIRALAHLAEIRDPETGNHLRRTQGYVGLLAEALRTHPRFAPFLTAQTIDLLVKSAPLHDIGKVGVPDYILLKPGKLTPEEWEIMKTHSRLGREAIELAERDAECPLAFLAIAKDIAHYHHEKWDGSGYPEGLEGDAIPIAARLMALADVFDALMCQRVYKLACPFKETVTIIEQGRGTHFDPDVVDAFMLRREAFQNIAVRFADSDSRRLEQVERLRESIAPVPACPGSA, from the coding sequence ATGTCGATGGATGCCCGTGCGGTTGTGCCGACGATCCTCGTTGTCGACGACACGGTCGAGAACCTGGCCGTTCTGACCGATCTCTTGAGTCCTGCTTATTGTGTCCGCGCGGTTCGCTCCGGCCGGCGAGCGCTGCAGGCGCTTGCCGAGCCGCGTCCCGATCTGATCCTGCTCGACGTCATGATGCCGGAGATGGATGGCTACGAGGTGATGAGCCGGTTGCATGCCGACCCGGCAACCGCGGACATTCCGGTGATCTTCGTCACGGCATTGGATGCGGCGATGGACGAGGAGCGCGGTCTCGCGCTCGGAGCGGTGGACTACATCACCAAGCCGATCAAGCCGGCGATCGTTCTTGCCAGAATCAAGACACAGCTGGAACTCAAGGCCGCTCGGGATCGTCTGCGCAACGAGAACCTGCTGCTCGAGGCCGAGGTGTCGCGTCGCATGCAGGAGAACATCCTGATCCAGGACGCGAGCATTCGCGCACTGGCGCATCTGGCGGAGATCCGGGATCCCGAGACCGGCAACCATCTGCGTCGCACCCAAGGCTATGTCGGGCTGCTTGCCGAAGCCTTGCGAACGCACCCGCGTTTCGCGCCTTTCCTGACCGCGCAGACCATCGATCTTCTGGTCAAATCCGCACCTCTGCACGACATCGGCAAGGTCGGCGTGCCGGACTACATCCTGCTCAAGCCCGGCAAGCTCACGCCCGAGGAGTGGGAGATCATGAAGACACATAGCCGTCTGGGCCGCGAGGCGATCGAGCTGGCCGAGCGCGATGCCGAGTGCCCGCTTGCCTTCCTGGCGATCGCCAAGGATATCGCGCACTATCACCATGAGAAATGGGACGGCTCCGGGTATCCGGAGGGTCTCGAGGGCGACGCGATCCCGATCGCCGCCCGGTTGATGGCGCTGGCGGACGTCTTCGACGCGTTGATGTGCCAGCGTGTCTACAAGCTGGCCTGCCCGTTCAAAGAGACCGTGACCATCATCGAGCAAGGCCGCGGCACCCATTTCGATCCGGATGTGGTCGACGCCTTTATGCTGCGGCGCGAGGCATTCCAGAACATTGCCGTGCGCTTTGCCGACAGCGACTCGCGCCGCCTCGAGCAGGTCGAGCGGCTGCGCGAATCAATCGCGCCCGTGCCTGCCTGCCCGGGATCGGCCTGA
- the sat gene encoding sulfate adenylyltransferase produces the protein MINPVGSEALKPLFVYDPDSHHALMREAETLPSVIISSQAAANAVMLGGGYFSPLPGFMTVEDAIAVAEGMRTTGGLFFPVPILCLLESANGIAEAKRIALRDPNVEGNPVLAVMDVEAIEQVSDAQMALMTEKVYRTSDPEHPGVQTFNSQGRFAVSGPIQVLHFSYFQDDFPDTFRTAVEIRNEIAERGWKRVVAFQTRNPMHLAHEELCHMAMKRLDCDGLVIHMLLGKLKPGDIPAPVRDAAIRKMVELYFAPNSAMVTGYGFDMLYAGPREAVLHAYFRQNMGATHFIIGRDHAGVGDYYGAFDAQTIFDEEVPADALQIEIFKADHTAYSKKLNRVVMMCEAPDHSKEDFVLLSGTKVREMLGNGIAPPPEFSRPEVAQILMDYYRSLG, from the coding sequence ATGATCAACCCCGTCGGTTCCGAAGCGTTGAAGCCCTTGTTCGTCTACGACCCGGATTCCCACCATGCCCTGATGCGCGAGGCCGAGACCCTGCCCTCAGTCATCATCAGCTCGCAGGCGGCCGCCAATGCCGTGATGTTGGGCGGCGGGTATTTCAGTCCGCTGCCCGGGTTCATGACCGTTGAGGACGCCATCGCCGTGGCGGAGGGGATGCGGACCACCGGCGGGCTCTTCTTCCCGGTGCCGATTCTCTGCCTGCTGGAGAGCGCCAACGGGATCGCCGAGGCCAAGCGGATCGCCTTGCGCGACCCCAATGTCGAGGGCAATCCGGTACTTGCCGTGATGGATGTCGAGGCGATCGAGCAGGTGAGCGACGCGCAGATGGCGCTCATGACCGAGAAGGTCTACCGCACCTCGGACCCGGAGCACCCGGGCGTCCAGACCTTCAACAGCCAGGGTCGATTCGCGGTCTCGGGTCCCATCCAGGTTCTGCATTTCTCCTATTTCCAGGACGATTTCCCGGACACCTTCCGCACTGCCGTGGAGATCCGCAACGAGATCGCCGAGCGAGGTTGGAAGCGCGTCGTCGCCTTCCAGACCCGCAACCCCATGCATCTGGCTCACGAGGAGCTGTGTCACATGGCCATGAAGCGGCTCGACTGCGACGGCCTGGTGATCCACATGCTGCTCGGCAAGCTCAAGCCCGGCGATATCCCGGCCCCGGTGCGGGATGCGGCGATCCGCAAGATGGTCGAGCTCTACTTCGCGCCCAACAGCGCCATGGTGACGGGCTACGGTTTCGACATGCTCTATGCCGGGCCGCGTGAGGCGGTGCTGCACGCCTACTTTAGGCAGAACATGGGTGCGACCCACTTCATCATCGGCCGCGATCATGCCGGTGTCGGCGATTATTACGGCGCCTTCGATGCCCAAACGATCTTCGATGAAGAGGTTCCCGCAGACGCCCTGCAGATCGAGATCTTCAAGGCAGACCATACCGCTTACTCGAAGAAGCTCAACCGGGTTGTGATGATGTGCGAGGCCCCGGATCACAGCAAGGAGGACTTCGTCCTGCTCTCCGGTACCAAGGTCCGCGAGATGCTCGGCAACGGGATCGCACCGCCGCCCGAGTTCTCTCGACCCGAGGTCGCGCAGATCCTGATGGATTACTATCGCTCGCTCGGTTGA
- a CDS encoding pentapeptide repeat-containing protein produces MVEIKHRETGQVLERIDAHTLAGADLRDMQLNGADLRNADLTGANLESSDLVGALLSGARLVDAVLVATDLSNADLSSADLTQAHLGAERPSRAATLHGANLSQATLERADLRHADVRRANLRGANLGHADMRGTDFQGSDLCHVVAPKALFIRANLREANLCGADLRDCHLNDANLAGASMHAADLTSALPGGFTVINLANFEGADLRGSKLRSVSAQETNFRNANLTDVDLTNAVLGGAILRRADVTNADFSGVELASVTMEFANFSKARNAVYPSYKKNLR; encoded by the coding sequence ATGGTCGAGATCAAGCATCGCGAGACTGGGCAGGTCCTCGAGCGGATCGACGCGCACACCCTCGCGGGTGCGGACCTGCGCGACATGCAACTGAACGGGGCCGACCTGCGCAACGCCGATCTGACCGGCGCAAACCTGGAATCGAGCGACCTGGTCGGCGCGCTGCTGAGCGGTGCGCGGCTGGTCGATGCCGTCCTGGTCGCGACCGATCTGAGCAACGCCGACCTCAGCTCCGCGGATCTCACGCAGGCGCATCTGGGCGCGGAGCGACCCTCGCGTGCGGCGACCCTGCACGGCGCGAACCTGTCGCAGGCCACGCTCGAGCGCGCCGATCTGCGTCATGCGGATGTCAGAAGGGCCAACTTGCGAGGCGCCAACCTCGGACATGCAGACATGCGCGGCACCGATTTTCAGGGCAGCGATTTGTGTCACGTGGTTGCACCCAAGGCGCTCTTTATCCGCGCCAATCTGCGCGAGGCCAATCTCTGCGGTGCGGATCTGCGTGATTGTCACCTCAACGACGCCAATCTAGCAGGCGCCAGCATGCACGCGGCCGACCTGACCAGCGCCCTGCCCGGCGGCTTCACGGTCATCAACCTGGCCAACTTCGAGGGCGCCGACCTGCGCGGATCCAAGCTGCGCAGCGTCTCGGCTCAGGAGACCAATTTCCGCAACGCCAACCTGACCGACGTCGATCTGACCAACGCCGTGCTCGGAGGGGCTATCCTGCGCCGAGCCGACGTCACAAACGCCGATTTCTCGGGCGTCGAGCTGGCGAGTGTCACGATGGAGTTCGCCAACTTTTCAAAGGCGCGCAACGCCGTCTATCCGTCCTACAAGAAAAATCTTAGGTAA
- a CDS encoding sulfite oxidase heme-binding subunit YedZ — MTRIEMRVRYGKPLVFLLCLVPFGVLIARGASGALGPNPVEAITHFTGDWALRLLLVTLAVTPLRRLTGQAWLVRFRRMLGLFAFFYAVLHFATYLWLDRSFDLETIAEDVLKRPYITVGFAAFVLLVPLAITSTQGWIRRLGRRWKTLHRAVYAIGVLGVLHYLWLVKADLLEPAIYGVILAVLLGMRVPWRDLATRLRSASRRYPWMAPERR, encoded by the coding sequence ATGACTCGAATCGAGATGCGTGTGCGCTACGGCAAACCATTGGTTTTCCTGCTCTGCCTGGTGCCGTTCGGTGTCTTGATCGCGCGGGGGGCGAGCGGGGCGCTCGGGCCGAATCCGGTCGAGGCGATCACCCATTTCACGGGTGATTGGGCCTTGCGGCTGCTCTTGGTCACGCTCGCGGTGACCCCGTTGCGACGTCTGACCGGGCAAGCCTGGCTCGTACGCTTTCGCCGCATGCTGGGCCTCTTCGCATTCTTCTATGCGGTCCTGCACTTCGCAACCTATCTCTGGCTGGATCGGTCCTTCGACCTGGAGACCATCGCCGAGGATGTGCTCAAGCGGCCCTACATCACGGTCGGCTTCGCGGCCTTCGTCTTGCTAGTGCCCTTGGCGATCACCTCGACCCAAGGCTGGATCCGGCGTCTCGGGCGGCGTTGGAAGACTCTGCATCGGGCCGTCTACGCCATCGGCGTGCTCGGCGTGCTGCATTATCTTTGGCTGGTGAAGGCGGATCTCTTGGAGCCTGCGATCTACGGGGTCATCCTCGCGGTCTTGCTCGGCATGCGCGTACCCTGGCGCGATCTCGCCACCCGGCTCCGTTCGGCATCGCGTCGATACCCCTGGATGGCGCCCGAGCGTCGGTGA
- a CDS encoding bile acid:sodium symporter family protein: protein MTRITTWFPLWALLGALFAYLFPEALVGLKPAILPLLGLVMFGMGVTLTLSQFAAVLRRPGLVGLGLALQFGVMPLAAWSIGMAMGLPPELLAGLILVGTAPGGTASNVVCYLAKGDVALSITLTTASTLAAVMLTPALTWLYLGERVPVPALEMLISIAQVVLAPVALGLLLNQWLGARIGPVKAVFPLISVAAIVLIIAIIVALNAGNLAHVGIAVVIAVVLHNGIGLAAGYWSARLLGRDETTARTLAIEVGMQNSGLAVALAVKFFGPAAALPGAVFSIWHNLSGAALASWWARRAT, encoded by the coding sequence ATGACGCGTATCACGACATGGTTTCCGCTCTGGGCCCTCTTGGGCGCGCTCTTCGCCTACCTCTTCCCGGAAGCGCTCGTCGGGCTAAAACCGGCAATCCTGCCCTTGCTCGGGCTGGTGATGTTCGGGATGGGCGTCACCCTGACCCTGAGTCAGTTTGCGGCTGTCCTGCGGCGTCCGGGCCTCGTCGGACTCGGGTTAGCGCTCCAGTTCGGCGTGATGCCCCTCGCGGCTTGGTCGATCGGCATGGCGATGGGACTCCCGCCCGAGCTGCTCGCGGGCCTGATCCTGGTGGGGACGGCCCCGGGCGGGACAGCCTCGAACGTCGTCTGCTATCTCGCCAAGGGCGATGTCGCACTCTCCATCACGCTCACGACCGCCTCGACGCTCGCCGCTGTGATGCTGACGCCGGCCTTGACCTGGCTCTATCTCGGCGAGCGGGTCCCGGTTCCCGCCCTGGAGATGTTGATTTCCATCGCTCAGGTCGTCCTGGCACCCGTGGCCTTGGGCCTTCTCCTGAACCAGTGGCTCGGAGCCCGAATCGGACCCGTGAAGGCGGTCTTTCCGCTCATCTCGGTCGCAGCCATTGTCCTCATCATCGCCATCATCGTCGCACTGAATGCCGGCAACCTCGCGCATGTCGGCATTGCAGTGGTCATCGCTGTCGTCCTGCACAATGGGATCGGACTTGCCGCCGGCTATTGGTCGGCACGGCTGCTCGGTCGGGACGAAACCACCGCTCGCACCCTCGCGATCGAGGTCGGCATGCAGAACTCCGGACTGGCCGTCGCCCTTGCGGTCAAGTTCTTCGGCCCGGCGGCGGCGCTGCCTGGTGCAGTCTTTTCGATCTGGCATAACCTTTCGGGGGCGGCGCTGGCGTCTTGGTGGGCGCGCCGAGCGACCTGA
- the msrP gene encoding protein-methionine-sulfoxide reductase catalytic subunit MsrP, translated as MLIKKPADILPSEITPPQVWRRRREFLKASASGMGLAALGLVGTAPTRVLAGDPIPNIQPSPFSTDEPLTSLEDITSYNNFYELGTDKTDPKANAKFLKPRPWSVTVDGECAAPGEIGIEDILSSFTQEERIYRLRCVEAWAMVVPWVGFPLGDLLKRFEPTSKAKYVAFETLYDPEQMPGQKRKVLDWPYREGLRMDEAMHPLTILSTGLYGELLPNQNGAPLRLVVPWKYGFKSIKSIVRISFTEKEPPATWNRMQANEYGFYANVNPAVDHPRWSQRTHRMIGDGWLAKKRETLPFNGYGDQVAELYAGMDLKRFY; from the coding sequence ATGCTGATCAAGAAACCCGCCGATATTCTACCCTCCGAGATCACGCCGCCGCAGGTCTGGCGGCGTCGACGGGAGTTCCTGAAGGCTTCCGCATCCGGGATGGGTCTCGCGGCGCTTGGCCTGGTCGGCACCGCGCCGACTCGCGTGCTCGCGGGGGATCCGATCCCGAATATTCAGCCGAGTCCCTTCAGCACGGACGAGCCGCTGACCAGTCTCGAAGACATCACCAGCTACAACAATTTCTATGAGCTGGGCACGGACAAGACCGATCCGAAGGCCAATGCGAAGTTTCTCAAGCCGCGTCCCTGGAGCGTCACCGTCGATGGCGAATGTGCCGCGCCCGGTGAGATCGGGATCGAGGACATCCTGTCGTCCTTCACGCAGGAGGAACGCATCTATCGGCTGCGCTGTGTCGAGGCGTGGGCCATGGTGGTGCCCTGGGTCGGATTCCCGCTCGGCGATCTGCTCAAGCGCTTCGAGCCGACCTCCAAGGCGAAATATGTCGCCTTCGAAACGCTTTATGACCCGGAGCAGATGCCTGGTCAGAAACGCAAGGTGCTCGACTGGCCGTATCGCGAAGGGTTGCGTATGGACGAGGCGATGCACCCTTTGACGATCCTCTCCACGGGTCTCTACGGCGAGCTGCTGCCGAATCAAAACGGCGCACCCTTGCGCCTCGTCGTCCCCTGGAAATACGGGTTCAAGAGCATCAAGTCGATCGTGCGGATCAGCTTTACCGAAAAGGAGCCGCCGGCGACCTGGAACCGCATGCAGGCAAACGAGTACGGGTTCTATGCCAACGTGAACCCGGCCGTGGACCATCCGCGCTGGAGCCAGAGGACCCATCGCATGATCGGCGACGGCTGGCTGGCGAAGAAGCGTGAGACCTTGCCGTTCAACGGCTACGGCGATCAGGTGGCCGAGCTGTACGCCGGGATGGATCTGAAGCGGTTCTACTGA
- a CDS encoding lysylphosphatidylglycerol synthase transmembrane domain-containing protein yields MKRLLALLLPILFTIGLLVYALSGVDLVTLRSTLLEGEFWVIPPFLLLLAIFFFSNAVRWTLILKPFGHFSARQVAPSMMIGFAGNNVLPLRIGELIRTVIFAKESGCSRSGVLMTLVVERALDLVGILLVFVTGAVLVGELPPGWGYGLAVALAGILALMTVLVLLGRFPHASLGLWRRLSPSLPALLAERGQTYLTELTRGLAALATPSTATALLAQSLMRWYLASALVWLSLVGYGVSVSPGVAMLVVGVTAAAVSLPSVPGFVGPVQAAFVFALTPFGISQEVALAASILFLVGHWVPVTLTGALYFVSRHYSYRQVRREAASLSDGAETP; encoded by the coding sequence ATGAAGCGGCTCCTCGCACTGCTGCTCCCGATCCTCTTTACGATCGGGCTGCTCGTCTATGCACTGAGTGGCGTCGATCTGGTAACGCTGCGCAGCACGCTGCTCGAAGGCGAGTTCTGGGTCATCCCGCCATTCCTGCTCCTGCTGGCGATTTTTTTCTTTTCCAATGCGGTACGTTGGACGCTGATCCTCAAGCCATTTGGTCACTTCTCGGCGCGGCAGGTCGCGCCCTCTATGATGATCGGCTTTGCCGGGAACAATGTGCTGCCGCTGCGCATCGGCGAGTTGATCCGCACCGTCATCTTCGCAAAGGAATCGGGATGCTCGCGCAGCGGGGTTCTGATGACACTGGTGGTCGAGCGGGCGCTCGATCTGGTGGGCATCCTGCTGGTCTTCGTCACGGGTGCGGTCCTGGTCGGCGAACTCCCGCCCGGCTGGGGCTACGGTCTCGCCGTCGCGCTCGCCGGGATCCTGGCGCTGATGACGGTGCTGGTGCTGCTCGGGCGATTCCCGCATGCCTCGCTGGGCCTGTGGAGACGTTTGAGTCCGTCCCTTCCCGCCCTCCTCGCCGAGCGGGGACAGACCTATCTCACCGAGCTGACGCGCGGTCTCGCGGCGCTCGCCACGCCGTCGACGGCCACGGCGCTGCTGGCGCAGTCGCTCATGCGCTGGTATCTCGCATCAGCCCTGGTCTGGCTGAGCCTCGTGGGCTATGGCGTGTCCGTATCACCCGGCGTGGCGATGCTGGTGGTCGGCGTCACCGCGGCGGCCGTGTCGCTGCCGAGCGTGCCCGGATTCGTCGGCCCGGTGCAGGCCGCTTTCGTCTTCGCCTTGACACCCTTCGGCATCAGCCAAGAGGTCGCACTCGCCGCCAGTATCCTCTTCCTCGTCGGCCACTGGGTGCCGGTGACCCTCACGGGCGCCCTCTACTTCGTCTCGCGCCATTACTCCTACCGTCAAGTTCGCCGAGAGGCAGCCTCGCTGAGCGATGGCGCGGAAACACCCTAA